In the genome of Dehalococcoidales bacterium, one region contains:
- the def gene encoding peptide deformylase yields MAKLREIRVVPDPVLRRKANRVPAVDESIVQLVEDMVLTMQESDGVGLAAPQVGVSLRIIVLQMPDEEPFCIINPEITKRKGEVELTEGCLSVPGYQGEVLRSISIVAKGLNIKGEKIKIKASGLLSQAIEHETDHLDGIIYTDRIEEDGKLYKIEPEDA; encoded by the coding sequence ATGGCAAAATTAAGAGAAATACGGGTTGTGCCCGATCCGGTTCTTCGGCGAAAGGCAAACAGGGTTCCCGCGGTAGATGAATCAATCGTTCAACTGGTTGAAGATATGGTTTTGACGATGCAGGAATCCGATGGGGTAGGATTAGCAGCCCCTCAAGTTGGCGTTTCGCTGCGCATTATTGTGCTTCAAATGCCTGACGAAGAACCTTTTTGTATAATCAATCCCGAAATAACCAAAAGGAAGGGTGAGGTAGAACTAACGGAAGGATGCCTTAGCGTTCCCGGTTATCAGGGTGAAGTTCTTAGATCGATTTCGATTGTCGCCAAAGGATTAAATATTAAAGGCGAAAAAATAAAAATTAAAGCAAGCGGGCTTTTGTCACAGGCAATCGAACATGAAACGGATCACTTAGACGGTATTATTTATACCGATCGAATAGAAGAAGACGGGAAACTTTACAAAATCGAACCCGAAGACGCCTAG
- a CDS encoding MtnX-like HAD-IB family phosphatase, protein MQYPSNTKTLIQCDFDGTLTEEDISFLILDTFAEGDWRALLEQYKSGQISVGKFNTLAFRMVKQTEKTLVNFVSEKAKLRPNFKELLDYCNSRNFRFTIISNGMTFYIKTLLKNIGIEDFEIYAAQATFNNNGIEARYIGPDGNEVQDGFKTTYANKFLGEGWRVISIGNGASDVPAAKLAHHTFATEPMLSLCRESGMDCFPFETLDDIIKGLKQID, encoded by the coding sequence ATGCAATATCCCTCAAACACGAAAACCTTGATTCAATGTGATTTTGACGGCACATTAACCGAAGAAGATATCAGTTTTTTAATATTGGATACTTTTGCCGAAGGCGACTGGCGCGCACTGCTTGAGCAATATAAAAGCGGCCAAATTTCGGTAGGCAAGTTTAACACACTCGCTTTTAGGATGGTTAAGCAAACGGAAAAGACATTAGTCAATTTTGTAAGCGAAAAGGCCAAATTAAGGCCGAATTTTAAAGAGTTATTGGATTACTGCAATTCGCGCAATTTCCGTTTTACGATAATCAGTAACGGAATGACGTTTTACATCAAAACATTGCTTAAAAATATCGGCATTGAAGATTTTGAAATATATGCCGCCCAAGCAACCTTTAACAATAACGGAATTGAGGCGCGTTATATCGGTCCGGACGGGAATGAGGTTCAAGACGGATTCAAAACAACCTATGCCAATAAGTTTTTAGGAGAAGGTTGGCGGGTTATCAGTATCGGTAACGGGGCATCCGATGTTCCGGCGGCCAAACTGGCACACCATACCTTTGCCACAGAACCGATGCTTTCACTGTGCAGAGAATCGGGGATGGATTGTTTCCCGTTTGAAACGCTGGATGACATCATAAAGGGGCTGAAACAGATAGATTAG
- a CDS encoding YggS family pyridoxal phosphate-dependent enzyme, producing MTIKQNVNEILGELMPGVQLVAAAKTKTISEVLEAIEAGVTIIGENYLQEAEAKQKVIGNRVKWHFIGYLQSNKVKKAAALFDMIETIDSIEIASLLNKRCAEINKVMPVLVEINSAAEPQKAGVLPEDAIGLIQEIAKLDNIKVVGLMTMGPWSVTAEELRPYFAKTKELFEEIAALNIQNVEMKYLSMGMTDSYKVAMQEGANIVRIGSKIFGARTN from the coding sequence ATGACAATCAAACAAAATGTTAATGAGATATTGGGTGAGTTAATGCCCGGTGTGCAACTGGTTGCCGCAGCAAAAACAAAAACAATATCGGAAGTGCTTGAGGCAATTGAGGCCGGAGTTACAATAATCGGTGAAAATTATCTGCAAGAGGCCGAGGCTAAACAAAAGGTAATTGGTAATCGTGTGAAATGGCATTTTATCGGGTATTTACAAAGCAATAAAGTAAAAAAAGCGGCTGCCCTTTTTGATATGATTGAAACAATTGATTCGATTGAAATTGCGTCGCTCCTTAATAAAAGATGTGCCGAAATCAATAAAGTAATGCCGGTGTTGGTTGAAATTAACAGCGCTGCAGAACCCCAAAAAGCGGGGGTTTTACCCGAAGATGCAATCGGCTTAATTCAAGAAATAGCCAAACTTGATAATATTAAAGTTGTGGGGCTAATGACAATGGGGCCATGGTCGGTTACAGCCGAAGAACTACGCCCCTATTTTGCTAAAACTAAAGAATTATTTGAAGAAATAGCCGCACTAAACATTCAAAATGTTGAAATGAAATATCTGTCAATGGGAATGACCGATTCATACAAAGTCGCAATGCAGGAAGGCGCTAATATTGTCAGAATCGGCAGTAAAATATTCGGTGCCAGAACAAACTAG